In one window of Mytilus trossulus isolate FHL-02 chromosome 7, PNRI_Mtr1.1.1.hap1, whole genome shotgun sequence DNA:
- the LOC134727232 gene encoding uncharacterized protein LOC134727232, whose amino-acid sequence MKLLLLVLLCATGLKSEDVKHKRTTTGDHITNGINVGKALASAIADDNLDMPKKLADMAKQIAPLLGVLGPFVSFVVGFIPKGPTKEYLAIQQLHKDMDTRFDQINGKFHDVSKLIQWNTVRLQFSSVEQTINNAYNRYTNMYKATTSRTIASEMHNFKNYRSTFGDSALTLYNGIMGTNTVFGDELLPASMKFTDYNRKQCARFMEGLLRLLLRAVEMDLAYLQLDSKTAASVPSHTTEWKRRLDSVRGKMLHADATIVSKYHEQSGKDIDRYSTDHPASHMSDHDFANNMYQSLATKYHWRDWMVIAYDDVSGDDKHYQRECGGYLKFRSNGRNIVVASIEKTHSHASSTEAKSIINSVHDNDSVHLHRPHDHVVHRFVDARHAFDTFNSKAKSGCSTYAAAGVVDNKANPSYKAAANRLYLKHAYYHYIHVFG is encoded by the coding sequence atgaaacttTTGTTGTTGGTTCTCTTGTGTGCAACGGGTTTAAAAAGTGAAGATGTCAAGCATAAAAGGACTACAACTGGTGATCATATTACAAATGGTATCAACGTAGGAAAAGCACTAGCCTCCGCCATTGCTGATGATAATTTGGACATGCCAAAAAAACTAGCTGACATGGCCAAACAAATTGCACCTCTTCTAGGAGTATTAGGtccttttgtttcttttgttgttgGTTTTATTCCAAAGGGACCAACTAAGGAATATTTGGCTATTCAGCAACTTCATAAAGATATGGATACTCGGTTTGATCAAATCAATGGAAAGTTTCATGATGTATCTAAACTTATACAGTGGAATACAGTCAGGCTGCAGTTTTCAAGTGTTgaacaaactataaataatGCTTATAACAGGtatacaaatatgtataaagcaacAACCAGTAGAACTATCGCAAGTgaaatgcataattttaaaaattataggtcTACGTTCGGTGATAGTGCACTGACACTTTATAATGGGATTATGGGTACCAATACTGTGTTTGGGGATGAACTTTTACCGGCATCAATGAAATTTACAGATTACAATAGAAAGCAGTGTGCACGATTCATGGAAGGTCTACTTAGACTGCTGTTACGGGCAGTGGAAATGGATTTGGCTTACTTACAGTTAGATTCAAAAACTGCAGCAAGCGTTCCCTCACACACAACGGAATGGAAAAGAAGATTAGATTCAGTTCGAGGTAAAATGTTACACGCGGACGCCACTATAGTTTCTAAATATCATGAACAGTCAGGTAAAGATATTGACAGATATTCAACGGACCATCCAGCATCTCATATGAGCGATCACGATTTTGCCAATAATATGTACCAATCACTTGCGACAAAATATCATTGGCGCGACTGGATGGTCATTGCGTATGATGATGTTTCAGGAGATGACAAGCACTATCAAAGAGAGTGTGGTGGATACCTTAAGTTTAGAAGCAATGGTAGAAACATTGTCGTTGCAAGCATTGAGAAGACACACTCGCATGCCAGTTCGACTGAAGCCAAGTCCATTATAAACAGCGTCCATGATAATGATTCTGTCCATTTACATAGACCACACGATCACGTTGTACATCGTTTTGTAGATGCTCGTCATGCATTCGACACATTTAATAGTAAAGCTAAAAGTGGGTGTTCCACGTATGCAGCTGCAGGTGTGGTCGACAATAAAGCCAACCCCTCATACAAGGCAGCAGCTAACCGATTATACCTGAAACACGCCTATTATCACTATATTCATGTGTTTGGTTAA